The Sphingobacteriales bacterium genome includes a region encoding these proteins:
- a CDS encoding MotA/TolQ/ExbB proton channel family protein — MKKVLLSLTLLGMVFYFGASYAQDAKKETDKKEAAKKEAVQENDAQTPADTQVAAQTPAEPANMGGGEEPVVKRSGKQMIKKFFIDGGQWMFPILLCFIIGLAVVIEKIISLNLKSVNTKKLLGKIEDYFKKNDIQGAEELCRNTRGSVASIFYQAISRRKEGVDGVEKSIVSYGSVQMAMLEKGLIWISLFIAIAPMLGFLGTVVGMVGAFDAIEQAGTISPSLVAGGIKVALITTVGGLIVAIILQLFYNYLVSKIDGIVSDMEDSSISLVDMMIEYGVTEKK, encoded by the coding sequence ATGAAAAAGGTATTATTATCACTTACCCTGTTAGGAATGGTTTTCTATTTTGGAGCAAGCTATGCACAGGATGCCAAAAAAGAAACTGATAAAAAAGAGGCTGCCAAGAAAGAAGCAGTTCAGGAAAATGATGCACAGACTCCTGCTGATACTCAGGTGGCTGCACAAACACCGGCAGAACCTGCAAATATGGGAGGTGGCGAAGAACCTGTGGTAAAAAGAAGCGGGAAACAGATGATTAAGAAATTCTTTATCGATGGTGGACAATGGATGTTCCCGATTCTGCTGTGTTTTATCATTGGTCTTGCCGTTGTGATTGAGAAAATTATTTCTTTGAATCTGAAGTCTGTTAACACCAAAAAACTCCTTGGAAAAATTGAAGATTATTTCAAGAAAAACGATATTCAGGGAGCAGAAGAACTATGCAGGAATACACGCGGAAGTGTGGCTTCAATATTCTATCAGGCTATTTCACGCAGAAAAGAAGGAGTTGATGGGGTTGAAAAATCAATTGTTTCTTACGGAAGTGTACAAATGGCTATGCTGGAAAAAGGGCTGATCTGGATTTCACTCTTTATTGCCATAGCACCTATGCTCGGGTTCCTTGGTACGGTCGTTGGGATGGTTGGCGCTTTTGATGCCATCGAACAGGCAGGTACCATTTCTCCTTCCCTTGTTGCAGGTGGGATAAAGGTAGCTCTTATTACTACGGTTGGCGGTTTGATCGTTGCCATTATTCTTCAGCTTTTCTATAATTACCTCGTTTCAAAAATTGACGGTATTGTCAGCGATATGGAAGACTCATCCATTTCTCTGGTCGATATGATGATTGAATACGGTGTAACTGAAAAAAAATAA
- a CDS encoding biopolymer transporter ExbD — translation MAGNREIPEINAASMADIAFLLLIFFILITTIETNEGLARVLPPMPVNDQPIVEINKRNVFEVRVNSNDQLLVEGEYMTIGQLKEATKRFILNYGADPNLSVSPQEAVVSLKNDRGTSYNMYIQVQNELTAAYNEIRDAEARKKFGKSYDELDEDSQKIIKELFPMKVSEAEPVNIGGAK, via the coding sequence ATGGCAGGAAATAGAGAAATACCGGAAATCAATGCAGCCTCCATGGCCGACATTGCTTTTCTTCTGCTCATTTTCTTCATTCTGATAACAACCATTGAAACCAATGAAGGGCTCGCAAGGGTTTTACCACCTATGCCCGTTAATGATCAACCCATTGTCGAAATCAATAAAAGAAATGTATTTGAGGTTAGGGTTAACTCCAATGACCAGCTTCTTGTGGAAGGCGAATACATGACCATTGGTCAATTAAAGGAAGCCACAAAAAGGTTTATTTTAAACTATGGAGCCGATCCCAATCTCTCTGTTTCACCTCAGGAGGCAGTAGTTTCCCTGAAAAACGACAGGGGTACAAGTTATAATATGTATATTCAGGTTCAGAATGAATTGACTGCAGCATATAATGAAATCCGTGATGCCGAAGCCCGGAAAAAATTCGGAAAATCTTACGATGAACTGGATGAGGATTCCCAAAAGATAATAAAAGAATTGTTCCCGATGAAAGTTTCTGAAGCTGAACCGGTTAATATCGGAGGTGCAAAATGA
- a CDS encoding biopolymer transporter ExbD produces the protein MKGKFDKKGGKKLPTVSTASLPDIVFMLLFFFMVATKIRDSDAMVQTNIPSASEVTKLEKKEWIVNISIGPP, from the coding sequence ATGAAAGGAAAATTTGATAAAAAAGGAGGGAAAAAGCTTCCGACAGTTAGCACTGCCTCCCTTCCCGACATTGTGTTTATGCTTCTGTTCTTTTTCATGGTGGCTACAAAAATCAGAGATTCCGATGCGATGGTGCAAACCAACATCCCGTCTGCTTCAGAAGTTACCAAACTGGAGAAAAAGGAATGGATTGTCAATATCAGCATAGGACCTCC